A single window of Gemmatimonadota bacterium DNA harbors:
- a CDS encoding peptidylprolyl isomerase: protein MRRLVASLFVLTGAAASAAAQVTPPKAPASVVPALPGATPAINHIDRIVAVVGNKPILWSEVLEQIYLAAQGKPLPSDSSVAMGMARDIINNMIDQEVLIAAAKQFKIDIPDTDLQETVEKKFKELRARYKSDAEFRDALRGGGFGTETEYRKFLLDQARRDGLQTKAVDSLRARGRLAAPVSVTEQEVTDAFEKAKGNFPKRPATVAFRQLVVRPKGSPAAIKAAREKAEALIAELNKKGADFEQIAKRETMDPTTKETGGDLGWNRRGTMVPEFDRMMFALVPGVVSPFPVETSFGFHIIRVDRVQPAEVKARHILIVPVVDSADVAYAGLRADSALAHWKAGTSFDTLVVRYHDNAEVKGATDGMPIDDLPPEYKTALEGVTKGGFAKPFAILDPRGGKPKYFVVQVIDRQDGGEYTVADYRERIRTGLQQEKQYRRLIDQLRREQFVVIKL from the coding sequence ATGCGTCGACTCGTTGCTTCGCTCTTCGTGCTCACCGGAGCCGCGGCATCTGCCGCGGCTCAGGTGACGCCGCCTAAGGCTCCGGCGTCGGTTGTGCCGGCGCTTCCCGGTGCCACGCCGGCCATCAATCACATTGATCGGATTGTTGCCGTGGTGGGGAACAAGCCCATCCTGTGGAGCGAGGTGCTCGAGCAGATCTATCTGGCCGCGCAGGGCAAACCGCTGCCGTCCGATTCGTCGGTGGCCATGGGAATGGCGCGCGACATTATCAACAACATGATCGATCAAGAAGTGCTCATCGCCGCGGCGAAGCAGTTCAAGATCGACATTCCCGATACCGACCTGCAGGAAACGGTCGAAAAGAAATTCAAAGAACTGCGTGCCCGGTACAAGAGCGACGCGGAGTTCCGTGATGCGTTGCGCGGTGGTGGGTTTGGCACCGAAACGGAATACCGGAAGTTCCTGCTCGATCAAGCGCGCCGCGACGGACTCCAGACCAAGGCCGTGGATTCGCTCCGCGCTCGTGGGCGGCTGGCCGCACCGGTCAGCGTGACGGAACAGGAAGTGACCGATGCCTTCGAGAAAGCCAAGGGCAACTTCCCCAAGCGTCCGGCGACGGTGGCGTTCCGCCAGCTCGTCGTGCGTCCCAAGGGCAGTCCGGCGGCCATCAAGGCGGCGCGCGAGAAGGCAGAAGCACTCATTGCAGAGCTCAACAAAAAGGGCGCTGACTTTGAGCAGATTGCCAAGCGCGAAACCATGGATCCCACCACCAAGGAAACCGGTGGCGATCTTGGCTGGAACCGACGCGGTACGATGGTGCCGGAGTTCGATCGCATGATGTTTGCGCTCGTGCCTGGTGTGGTGAGCCCGTTCCCCGTCGAAACGTCGTTCGGCTTTCACATCATTCGCGTCGATCGTGTGCAGCCGGCCGAAGTAAAAGCGCGGCACATTCTGATTGTGCCGGTGGTCGACAGCGCCGATGTGGCGTACGCAGGTCTGCGCGCGGACTCGGCGTTGGCTCACTGGAAGGCGGGCACATCGTTCGACACCCTCGTGGTGCGCTACCACGACAACGCGGAAGTCAAAGGCGCCACCGACGGCATGCCGATTGACGACCTGCCGCCGGAATACAAGACGGCGCTTGAGGGCGTGACGAAGGGTGGCTTTGCCAAGCCGTTTGCGATTCTTGACCCGCGCGGCGGAAAGCCCAAGTACTTCGTAGTGCAGGTCATCGACCGCCAGGACGGCGGGGAGTACACCGTCGCGGATTACCGAGAGCGTATTCGCACCGGCCTGCAGCAGGAAAAACAGTATCGCCGGTTGATTGACCAACTGCGCCGCGAACAGTTCGTCGTCATTAAGCTGTAG
- a CDS encoding peptidylprolyl isomerase, which translates to MSRHRLRAAAVAATLVLSACAGLRDALTAHVDLAAKAGSQELSVQRLAEMLASAQVPAKKEIAVAISNLWVNYQLLAQSVAKGDTFGEPAAVDEAMWAQIAQLKSKKYYETVAKTFPAADPTQFEAKYNAGEMYAARHILFMVNPQTMKPAQLDSVRKEAERVLKMVNAANFADMAKKWSKDGSAAQGGDLGVFPKGAMVPEFEKGVAALKPGEVSGLVQSQFGFHIIKRETWADAKDKFSQAYGRTASQGAESTFIANMEKGANVDVKPTAAKLVKLIAENPDAYRDDNAVVASSRGGNMTASRMAKWIAAFPAQSNIRQQIGQAPDSALPYFVRNVMRNELILHAADSMKLTLDTAELAGIRTAFRGSFDNTIAALHITAKELSDSAKTPAERERLAASRIEAYLDKLLKNQAQFVDVSEPVSIALRKKYDARVVQAGIERAVAESAKLKAKADSAKAATLPQSVVPMPGQAAPAPAAEPTKVDPAKPAPKKP; encoded by the coding sequence ATGTCCCGTCATCGTCTTCGCGCCGCCGCCGTCGCGGCCACCCTGGTTTTGTCTGCCTGCGCCGGTCTCCGTGATGCGCTTACCGCTCACGTGGATCTTGCCGCCAAGGCGGGCTCGCAGGAACTGTCCGTGCAGCGCTTGGCCGAGATGCTCGCCTCCGCACAGGTGCCGGCCAAAAAGGAAATCGCCGTCGCCATCAGCAACCTCTGGGTGAACTACCAGTTGCTGGCCCAGTCGGTTGCCAAGGGCGACACCTTTGGCGAACCGGCCGCTGTTGACGAAGCGATGTGGGCGCAGATCGCGCAGCTCAAGAGCAAGAAATACTACGAGACGGTGGCCAAGACCTTCCCGGCCGCTGATCCGACGCAGTTTGAGGCCAAGTACAACGCTGGCGAGATGTACGCCGCGCGGCACATCCTGTTCATGGTCAATCCGCAGACCATGAAGCCGGCGCAGCTCGACTCCGTGCGCAAAGAAGCCGAGCGGGTGCTCAAGATGGTCAACGCGGCGAACTTCGCCGACATGGCCAAGAAGTGGAGCAAGGACGGCTCGGCGGCGCAGGGCGGCGACCTCGGCGTGTTCCCCAAGGGCGCGATGGTGCCAGAGTTCGAAAAGGGTGTGGCCGCGCTCAAGCCGGGCGAGGTCAGTGGCTTGGTGCAGTCGCAGTTCGGCTTCCACATCATCAAGCGTGAAACGTGGGCCGACGCCAAAGACAAGTTCTCGCAGGCCTACGGCCGTACGGCGTCGCAGGGCGCCGAGAGCACCTTCATTGCCAACATGGAAAAGGGCGCCAACGTCGACGTCAAGCCGACGGCCGCCAAGCTGGTGAAGTTGATTGCCGAGAACCCGGATGCGTACCGCGATGACAATGCGGTGGTCGCCTCGTCGCGCGGCGGCAACATGACCGCGTCGCGCATGGCCAAGTGGATTGCCGCGTTCCCGGCGCAGTCGAACATTCGTCAGCAGATTGGGCAAGCGCCGGACTCGGCGCTCCCGTACTTCGTACGCAACGTGATGCGCAACGAGCTCATTCTGCATGCGGCCGATTCCATGAAGCTCACGCTCGACACGGCCGAGCTCGCCGGTATTCGCACGGCGTTCCGTGGCTCGTTCGACAATACGATCGCGGCACTGCACATCACGGCCAAGGAACTTTCCGATAGCGCCAAGACGCCCGCCGAACGCGAGCGTCTCGCCGCCAGCCGCATCGAAGCGTATCTCGACAAGCTGCTCAAGAATCAGGCGCAGTTCGTCGACGTGTCGGAGCCGGTCTCCATTGCGCTGCGCAAGAAGTACGACGCTCGGGTGGTGCAGGCGGGCATTGAACGCGCCGTCGCCGAGAGCGCCAAGCTCAAGGCGAAGGCCGATTCAGCCAAGGCCGCCACGTTGCCGCAGTCTGTCGTTCCCATGCCGGGGCAGGCTGCTCCGGCTCCTGCAGCCGAGCCGACGAAAGTCGATCCGGCCAAGCCCGCTCCCAAGAAGCCGTAA
- the pdxA gene encoding 4-hydroxythreonine-4-phosphate dehydrogenase PdxA, translating to MTRARLAITLGDPRGIGAEVTAKALASAEVRAVCEPVVVGPTGLAVPPDVSIGAWRAGDSEADAGKLSGLAIVRAVELAQSGAVQGIVTAPIDKHALLAGGYDYPGHTELLAVLTGSDTAMMLASDALRVVLATTHIALRDVPDAVTAEVIGRVTAITRAGLREQLGIANPRIALCALNPHAGDGGRFGSEDELILAPAARAFGLVGPLPADTVFVRALRGEFDAVIAPYHDVGMTAIKVASFGSAVNITLGLPFPRTSPDHGTALDIAGKGVANEGSMVAAILACARMVTATASRT from the coding sequence ATGACGCGCGCACGGCTCGCCATCACGCTTGGCGATCCTCGCGGCATTGGCGCTGAGGTCACGGCTAAAGCGCTTGCCAGCGCGGAGGTGCGCGCCGTGTGCGAGCCCGTGGTGGTGGGACCCACGGGGCTCGCGGTACCGCCTGATGTTTCTATAGGTGCGTGGCGCGCGGGCGATTCCGAAGCCGACGCGGGCAAGCTCTCTGGGCTCGCCATAGTGCGTGCCGTTGAACTCGCACAATCTGGCGCGGTGCAGGGGATTGTCACCGCGCCGATCGACAAGCACGCATTACTCGCCGGCGGATACGACTATCCGGGCCACACCGAACTGCTCGCCGTGCTCACCGGCTCGGACACGGCGATGATGCTCGCCTCCGACGCGCTCCGCGTGGTGCTCGCCACCACTCACATTGCCCTGCGCGATGTGCCGGACGCGGTGACCGCCGAGGTGATTGGTCGCGTGACGGCTATTACGCGCGCGGGGCTGCGTGAGCAGCTCGGGATTGCCAATCCGCGCATCGCACTCTGCGCGCTCAATCCGCACGCTGGCGATGGTGGTCGCTTTGGCAGCGAGGATGAGCTCATTCTTGCTCCCGCTGCGCGCGCGTTTGGACTGGTGGGCCCGCTCCCCGCCGACACCGTCTTTGTGCGGGCCCTTCGCGGCGAGTTCGACGCGGTCATCGCGCCGTATCACGATGTCGGGATGACGGCCATCAAGGTGGCGAGCTTTGGGTCGGCGGTGAACATCACCCTCGGGCTTCCGTTTCCGCGCACGAGTCCGGACCATGGGACGGCGCTGGATATTGCGGGGAAGGGCGTGGCGAACGAAGGGTCGATGGTTGCGGCGATACTGGCGTGTGCGCGGATGGTAACAGCAACGGCGAGTAGGACGTAG
- a CDS encoding hemolysin family protein: protein MLARFALIVVLLILNGYFVAVEFALVRSRRTRLQAMIRAGDPLAHLALSATDNLARVLSASQLGITLASLGLGWTAESALGDAFQGVVAKLPFLMEPAVRLSVAAGIALLCVTYLHVVFGELAPRALALSQPEVAAKWLAPPLLGFAWLAAPFISVLHASATLVLRLLGQKAEIGHETVHSPDELRLLVEQSEEQGALESTDADMLDAVFEFSEKNAREVMTPRTAMVAIPVEATLDEAVAIVDEAGFSRYPVFEESIDQIVGMVHAKDLLRALRALRTEGAGSSAAPFDLRASCRRIHFVPGSREVEEVLADFKRLKEHMAIVLDEYGGTAGLVTMEDLLEELVGEILDEYDESIKPREAGSAPGETIVAGATPINDVNDSYGLTVPDDQYTTIGGYVFGLLGRLPVQGDRVSGGGATYTVRQMEGRRIESVALEKDKGE from the coding sequence CTCTCGCCCATCTCGCGCTCAGCGCCACTGATAATCTCGCCCGAGTACTCTCCGCCAGCCAGTTGGGGATCACCCTCGCCTCACTGGGGCTGGGCTGGACCGCCGAATCGGCCCTCGGCGACGCTTTTCAGGGGGTGGTCGCAAAACTCCCCTTTCTGATGGAGCCCGCCGTCCGATTGAGCGTGGCTGCGGGCATCGCGCTGCTCTGCGTGACCTATCTGCACGTGGTCTTCGGAGAACTGGCGCCGCGCGCCCTCGCGTTGAGCCAGCCCGAAGTGGCCGCCAAGTGGCTGGCGCCACCGCTCCTGGGTTTTGCCTGGCTTGCCGCCCCCTTCATTAGCGTACTGCACGCCTCCGCCACACTGGTGCTCCGCCTGCTGGGCCAAAAAGCTGAAATTGGGCACGAGACGGTCCATTCGCCCGACGAGCTCCGGCTCTTGGTGGAGCAAAGCGAGGAACAGGGCGCGCTCGAGAGCACCGACGCCGACATGCTCGACGCCGTCTTTGAATTTTCAGAAAAAAACGCCCGCGAAGTGATGACCCCGCGCACCGCGATGGTCGCGATTCCGGTAGAGGCCACGCTCGACGAAGCCGTCGCGATTGTAGACGAGGCGGGGTTCTCGCGTTATCCGGTCTTTGAAGAATCGATTGACCAGATCGTGGGCATGGTGCACGCCAAGGATCTCCTCCGCGCGCTACGTGCGTTGCGCACAGAGGGCGCCGGCAGCAGCGCCGCGCCATTTGACCTTCGCGCGAGTTGCCGTCGCATCCACTTTGTGCCGGGCTCTCGCGAGGTGGAAGAAGTGCTCGCCGACTTCAAACGCCTCAAAGAGCACATGGCCATCGTGCTCGATGAGTACGGCGGCACCGCCGGACTCGTCACCATGGAAGACTTACTCGAAGAGCTCGTCGGCGAGATTCTCGACGAGTACGATGAGTCCATCAAGCCGCGTGAGGCGGGCTCTGCCCCTGGCGAAACGATCGTGGCCGGTGCGACCCCCATCAACGACGTCAACGACAGCTACGGACTCACGGTGCCGGATGATCAGTACACGACCATCGGCGGCTACGTCTTTGGCCTGCTCGGCAGACTCCCGGTGCAGGGCGACCGCGTGTCGGGGGGCGGGGCGACATACACGGTGCGGCAGATGGAAGGGAGACGGATTGAGTCAGTGGCGCTGGAGAAAGACAAGGGCGAGTAG
- the mfd gene encoding transcription-repair coupling factor encodes MALPSLVERLAALPAFTRLVATLPRDHGTQHVSGLVGSSDAVLIGALAEREPNRLFVVAADQLPEAERLLADLQSVLGEGAASLYPPREGFGEVEPHAEVAGERVETLERLSRGAVRILVTTARALLERTRLPHALAASRLELRRGNVWRLEALGEHLSSVGFERVQMVEDVAQFSVRGGIVDIYGFGMSEPVRLEFWGDEIAELRHFDLLTQRTTRPAEVALILPVDAIGGADADDAPDERTQIGALWPPGTLVIVPRGVHLAPEMRRTWDEAAHHIDVARRRGEDVARRDELFAEPDEALRALARVATLQLNETDNEPDTVVFPLRRPEPIDRDMKRLSALVRDGTPTIILCDNAGQSERLDELLADRPGSPSPAGLVIGVLGGGFVIPTSGGMVADGLRVLTDHEIFRRERRIRRVRRYAAGTALEAVTALKVGDYVVHLEHGVGIYRGLSTIFAGETSVEVAVIEYEGGDRLNVPLYRIDQVERFRSVGDVSEDAPPPRLHKLGGGRWQAQRDKTRAAIQEMTVELLDLYARRKVASRPPHNPDSAWQRQLESSFLFEDTPDQRTATEDVKRDMEGSKPMDRLLVGDVGYGKTEIAVRAAFKAVQTGRQVAVLVPTTVLAEQHARTFGDRFADFPVRVEVMSRFQGPKAQKEVLDALKAGKVDIVIGTHRLLSKDVSFANLGLIIVDEEHRFGVKHKERLKQLKLETDVLTLTATPIPRTLHLSLAGLRDMTLMQTPPRDRSPVLTFVEPWDDGIIEEGISRELDRGGQVFFVHNRIETIEAVADHIRRIAPRARVAVGHGQMLGHQLEKVMAQFVGGEVDVLVSTLIVESGLDVPNANTMFVSRADHLGLAQLYQLRGRVGRSHRRAYCFLMVPDQVDEDAERRLKVLEHHTELGAGYRVALKDMELRGAGNLLGPEQSGFVHAVGFDLYLRMLEETVKRVMRGDNAPPPPPADVALDTPAFLPDDYIPSQDAKLDLYRRLTALDDPAAIIAVRDEVRDRFGALPPAAEAYFLVAQLRMTGAQLGVEGILVRGEEARVTFRTDAIPRMKPLSAAFRDVQFQVDVRRVQPLSLKLTRLGGSPMLEGLARALRTIVPTRG; translated from the coding sequence ATGGCACTGCCGTCACTCGTTGAGCGCCTCGCGGCGCTCCCCGCCTTTACACGGCTCGTTGCTACCCTGCCGCGCGATCACGGCACGCAGCACGTGTCGGGGCTGGTAGGATCAAGCGACGCGGTGCTCATTGGTGCGCTCGCCGAGCGCGAGCCGAATCGCTTGTTTGTGGTGGCGGCCGATCAACTCCCCGAAGCCGAGCGACTGCTCGCGGATCTACAGTCGGTACTCGGCGAGGGCGCGGCGTCGTTGTATCCGCCGCGCGAAGGGTTTGGTGAAGTCGAGCCGCACGCCGAAGTCGCGGGCGAGCGCGTAGAGACGCTCGAGCGGTTGAGTCGCGGTGCCGTGCGCATTCTGGTGACCACCGCGCGCGCCCTGCTTGAGCGCACGCGGCTTCCGCACGCGCTTGCCGCGTCACGGTTGGAGTTGCGCCGCGGCAATGTGTGGCGCCTCGAGGCACTGGGTGAACACCTCTCGAGCGTCGGGTTTGAACGCGTGCAGATGGTCGAGGACGTCGCGCAGTTTTCCGTACGCGGCGGCATCGTGGACATATACGGGTTTGGCATGAGTGAGCCCGTGCGCCTCGAGTTCTGGGGCGACGAAATCGCCGAGTTGCGTCACTTCGATTTGCTCACGCAGCGCACGACGCGCCCTGCCGAGGTCGCGCTCATTCTTCCCGTGGACGCCATTGGTGGCGCGGACGCCGATGATGCACCCGACGAGCGCACACAGATCGGCGCACTCTGGCCGCCCGGCACGCTGGTCATTGTGCCGCGCGGCGTACATCTCGCACCGGAGATGCGCCGCACGTGGGACGAAGCCGCGCATCACATTGATGTGGCGCGCCGTCGCGGTGAGGATGTGGCGCGTCGCGACGAACTGTTTGCGGAGCCAGACGAGGCGCTGCGCGCGCTCGCACGCGTGGCCACGCTCCAGCTCAATGAGACCGACAACGAGCCGGACACGGTCGTCTTTCCCCTGCGACGCCCGGAGCCGATTGACCGCGACATGAAGCGCCTCTCGGCGCTCGTGCGCGACGGCACGCCGACGATCATTCTGTGCGACAACGCGGGGCAATCCGAACGCCTCGATGAACTGCTGGCCGATCGCCCAGGCTCGCCCTCGCCGGCGGGATTGGTGATTGGTGTGCTCGGCGGCGGATTCGTGATTCCGACGAGCGGTGGCATGGTGGCGGACGGACTCCGCGTCCTCACCGACCATGAAATCTTCCGGCGCGAGCGGCGCATTCGTCGCGTGCGACGGTATGCGGCGGGCACCGCGCTCGAAGCGGTCACCGCACTCAAGGTGGGCGACTACGTGGTGCACCTCGAGCACGGCGTGGGAATTTATCGCGGCTTGAGTACGATCTTCGCGGGCGAAACGTCGGTGGAAGTCGCGGTCATTGAGTACGAGGGCGGTGATCGCCTGAACGTGCCGCTGTATCGCATTGATCAAGTCGAGCGTTTTCGCTCGGTGGGCGATGTCAGCGAAGATGCGCCGCCACCGCGTCTGCACAAACTTGGTGGCGGTCGTTGGCAGGCGCAGCGCGACAAAACACGCGCCGCCATTCAGGAAATGACGGTTGAGCTGCTCGACTTGTACGCGCGTCGCAAAGTCGCGAGCCGCCCTCCGCACAATCCCGACTCGGCGTGGCAGCGCCAGCTCGAATCGAGTTTTCTCTTTGAGGACACGCCCGACCAGCGAACCGCCACTGAAGATGTGAAGCGCGACATGGAAGGGAGTAAGCCCATGGACCGCCTGCTCGTGGGCGACGTGGGCTACGGAAAAACAGAAATCGCCGTGCGCGCCGCATTCAAAGCGGTGCAGACGGGGCGTCAGGTGGCGGTGCTCGTGCCGACGACGGTGCTCGCCGAGCAGCACGCGCGCACCTTTGGCGATCGGTTTGCCGATTTTCCCGTGCGTGTGGAAGTGATGAGTCGCTTTCAGGGCCCCAAGGCGCAGAAAGAAGTGCTCGACGCGCTCAAGGCCGGGAAGGTGGACATCGTCATCGGCACGCATCGGTTGCTCTCGAAGGACGTGTCGTTCGCGAATCTCGGGCTGATTATTGTCGACGAGGAGCACCGCTTTGGCGTGAAGCACAAAGAACGGCTCAAGCAACTCAAGCTCGAGACCGACGTGCTCACGCTCACGGCGACGCCCATTCCGCGCACCCTGCATTTGTCGCTCGCCGGCTTGCGCGACATGACTCTGATGCAAACGCCGCCGCGCGATCGTTCGCCAGTGCTCACTTTTGTTGAGCCCTGGGACGACGGGATTATCGAAGAAGGGATCAGTCGCGAGCTCGATCGCGGCGGTCAGGTGTTTTTTGTACACAACCGCATTGAGACCATTGAGGCCGTGGCCGATCACATTCGGCGCATCGCGCCGCGTGCGCGGGTGGCGGTTGGTCACGGTCAAATGCTCGGCCATCAGCTCGAAAAAGTGATGGCACAGTTCGTCGGGGGCGAGGTGGACGTGCTGGTGTCCACACTTATCGTGGAGAGCGGTCTCGACGTGCCCAACGCGAACACCATGTTTGTGTCGCGCGCCGATCACCTTGGGTTGGCGCAGCTGTATCAGCTGCGCGGCCGCGTGGGGCGTTCGCACCGGCGCGCGTACTGTTTTTTGATGGTGCCCGACCAAGTGGACGAAGACGCCGAACGTCGACTGAAGGTGCTCGAGCACCACACCGAACTCGGCGCCGGTTATCGCGTGGCACTCAAGGACATGGAACTCCGCGGCGCCGGCAATTTGCTCGGCCCCGAGCAGTCGGGGTTCGTGCATGCCGTGGGGTTCGACCTCTACCTGCGCATGCTCGAGGAGACGGTGAAGCGGGTGATGCGCGGCGACAATGCGCCGCCCCCGCCGCCCGCCGATGTCGCACTCGACACCCCAGCCTTCCTCCCCGACGATTACATCCCGAGTCAGGACGCCAAACTCGACCTGTACCGCCGTCTCACCGCGCTCGACGACCCCGCGGCGATCATTGCCGTCCGCGACGAGGTGCGCGACCGGTTTGGCGCCCTTCCGCCGGCCGCGGAGGCCTATTTCCTCGTGGCCCAACTGCGGATGACCGGGGCCCAGCTGGGGGTGGAGGGAATCCTGGTGCGCGGGGAGGAAGCCCGTGTTACCTTTAGAACGGACGCGATACCCCGCATGAAGCCTCTGTCCGCCGCATTTCGCGACGTGCAGTTTCAGGTGGATGTCAGGCGTGTCCAGCCATTGTCGTTGAAGCTGACGCGGCTGGGTGGATCCCCGATGCTCGAGGGACTCGCTCGGGCGCTCCGAACCATTGTACCGACCCGCGGGTAG